A single region of the Glycine max cultivar Williams 82 chromosome 20, Glycine_max_v4.0, whole genome shotgun sequence genome encodes:
- the LOC100798344 gene encoding mitochondrial pyruvate carrier 1 isoform X1 gives MASFRAFWNSPVGPKTTHFWGPIANWGFVAAGLADLNKPPEMISGNMTGAMCVYSALFMRFAWMVQPRNYLLFACHASNETVQLYHFTRWAKAQGLLSEKKEEASSQ, from the exons ATGGCCTCCTTCAGAGCATTCTGGAACAGTCCAGTTGGTCCCAAAACAACTCACTTTTGGGGACCTATTGCCAACTGGGGATTTGTGGCAGCT ggaTTGGCTGACTTGAACAAACCTCCAGAAATGATCTCTGGCAACATGACAGGAG CAATGTGTGTCTATTCAGCATTGTTCATGAGATTTGCATGGATGGTACAGCCACGGAACTATCTACTTTTTGCTTGTCATGCCTCCAATGAGACTGTTCAACTCTATCACTTCACCCGATGGGCAAAGGCACAGGG GCTTCTGTCGGAAAAGAAGGAGGAAGCTTCATCCCAGTGA
- the LOC100797810 gene encoding UPF0307 protein BPP3887, with amino-acid sequence MSQQVLRPLRQWPWFHHHHHRTCVTLSLHHLLTPPPKTSHRFSFATVAASSRPKVRTPKSPVPPPPTADSDLEEKKSRNQLKREARRTVKWGMDLASFSPPQIKRILRVASSDHLLLFEALMLVKRLGPDVREGRRRQFSYIGKLLREVDPELMERLIKATKDSNQKELQALTGLGPDDPEPEDDDDLVESESEEDEEESNWHDNQVARWFDGLISKDIEITNEIYSVQGVEFDRQELRKLVRRVHNTQEMKADNEEEKKKIETATNGAKKALNRFLRGLSKRIPNE; translated from the exons ATGAGCCAGCAAGTGTTGCGGCCTCTAAGACAGTGGCCATggttccaccaccaccaccaccgcaCTTGCGTCACCCTTTCCCTTCACCACCTTCTCACCCCTCCACCAAAAACCTCTCACCGTTTTTCTTTTGCCACGGTCGCTGCTTCGTCTCGTCCCAAGGTTCGAACTCCGAAGTCTCCCGTACCACCACCACCCACTGCCGATTCCGATCTGGAGGAGAAGAAGAGCCGAAACCAATTGAAGCGAGAAGCCAGGCGCACTGTCAAGTGGGGCATGGACTTAGCTTCCTTCTCCCCTCCCCAAATCAAACGCATCCTTAG ggttgcttcctcggACCATCTTCTTCTCTTCGAAGCTCTTATGTTGGTTAAG AGACTGGGACCTGATGTCCGTGAAGGAAGACGGAGACAGTTCAGTTATATTG GAAAATTGCTACGGGAAGTGGATCCTGAGTTAATGGAACGATTAATTAAAGCAACAAAAGATTCCAATCAGAAGGAGCTGCAAGCTTTAACTGGCTTAGGGCCTGATGATCCTGAAcctgaagatgatgatgacttGGTAGAATCTGAATCCGAGGAGGATGAGGAG GAATCTAATTGGCATGATAATCAAGTAGCGAGGTGGTTTGATGGTTTGATCAGTAAGGACATTGAAATTACCAATGAAATTTATTCAGTTCAGGGAGTTGAATTTGATCGTCAG GAGTTGCGAAAGCTTGTACGTAGAGTGCACAATACTCAAGAAATGAAGGCTGATaatgaagaagagaagaaaaaaatagagacaGCAACAAATGGGGCTAAGAAGGCTCTCAACCGTTTCCTTCGTGGCCTTTCAAAGAGGATTcctaatgaataa
- the LOC100798344 gene encoding mitochondrial pyruvate carrier 1 isoform X3, whose protein sequence is MASFRAFWNSPVGPKTTHFWGPIANWGFVAAGLADLNKPPEMISGNMTGAMCVYSALFMRFAWMVQPRNYLLFACHASNETVQLYHFTRWAKAQGQLF, encoded by the exons ATGGCCTCCTTCAGAGCATTCTGGAACAGTCCAGTTGGTCCCAAAACAACTCACTTTTGGGGACCTATTGCCAACTGGGGATTTGTGGCAGCT ggaTTGGCTGACTTGAACAAACCTCCAGAAATGATCTCTGGCAACATGACAGGAG CAATGTGTGTCTATTCAGCATTGTTCATGAGATTTGCATGGATGGTACAGCCACGGAACTATCTACTTTTTGCTTGTCATGCCTCCAATGAGACTGTTCAACTCTATCACTTCACCCGATGGGCAAAGGCACAGGG ACAGTTGTTTTAA
- the LOC100798344 gene encoding mitochondrial pyruvate carrier 1 isoform X2 has protein sequence MASFRAFWNSPVGPKTTHFWGPIANWGFVAAGLADLNKPPEMISGNMTGAMCVYSALFMRFAWMVQPRNYLLFACHASNETVQLYHFTRWAKAQGCFNSMEL, from the exons ATGGCCTCCTTCAGAGCATTCTGGAACAGTCCAGTTGGTCCCAAAACAACTCACTTTTGGGGACCTATTGCCAACTGGGGATTTGTGGCAGCT ggaTTGGCTGACTTGAACAAACCTCCAGAAATGATCTCTGGCAACATGACAGGAG CAATGTGTGTCTATTCAGCATTGTTCATGAGATTTGCATGGATGGTACAGCCACGGAACTATCTACTTTTTGCTTGTCATGCCTCCAATGAGACTGTTCAACTCTATCACTTCACCCGATGGGCAAAGGCACAGGG TTGTTTTAACTCAATGGAGCTGTGA